Proteins from a single region of Abyssalbus ytuae:
- a CDS encoding sulfite exporter TauE/SafE family protein, with product MNSASETILLISIGFVTGIINTIAGGGSLITLPILIFLGLPPDVANATNRIPIFFQTLASIAGFRSKGLKPTGFSWYLGVVSLAGAAVGAHIAIDIKGEVFNRILAVVMVIVVAFMTLNRKTGSLNIPERTEGKYFWWSMIIFFFLGIYGGFIQAGSGIFILLALSGINKISLVKSNLTKAIVVLAFTISSLILFGTNGLLNLKIGFLMAIGNIAGAWISSRWSVKKGDSLVKIFLVIMVVAMAIKLWFFNR from the coding sequence ATGAATTCTGCATCTGAAACTATTTTACTTATCTCGATAGGATTTGTTACCGGAATAATAAATACAATTGCAGGGGGTGGATCGTTAATAACCTTGCCAATATTAATATTTCTGGGTTTACCACCTGATGTTGCAAATGCCACTAACCGGATTCCGATTTTTTTTCAAACGCTGGCCTCAATAGCAGGATTTAGAAGTAAAGGCTTAAAGCCTACGGGTTTTTCCTGGTACTTAGGTGTAGTTTCATTAGCAGGGGCTGCTGTAGGAGCTCATATAGCAATTGATATAAAAGGTGAAGTATTTAATCGTATCCTTGCAGTTGTAATGGTAATTGTTGTGGCGTTTATGACTTTAAACAGGAAAACAGGTAGTTTGAATATACCTGAACGTACAGAAGGGAAATATTTTTGGTGGAGTATGATTATTTTCTTTTTTTTAGGGATATATGGCGGATTTATACAGGCAGGATCAGGAATATTTATATTGTTGGCATTATCCGGGATTAATAAAATATCTCTTGTAAAATCTAATTTAACCAAAGCAATAGTAGTTTTGGCTTTTACCATCAGTTCATTAATATTGTTTGGAACAAACGGCCTCCTTAATTTAAAAATTGGCTTTTTAATGGCAATCGGTAATATAGCTGGAGCTTGGATAAGCAGCCGGTGGTCTGTAAAAAAAGGAGACAGTTTAGTGAAAATATTTTTAGTAATAATGGTAGTAGCAATGGCAATTAAGCTTTGGTTTTTTAATCGCTGA
- a CDS encoding glycoside hydrolase family 2 TIM barrel-domain containing protein → MTKKTLICFTFILGLVSCTLQKRNVANEWEDPEVFEENKISARSSFIFYENLQSATQNDPGKSGLYKSLNGNWNFKLVKKPSERPTDFFSTNLNTSDWKEIPVPSNWELQGYDIPIYTNIVYPFPKNPPYISEEYNPVGSYRKVFDIPESWKDKEVILHFGSISGYAQVYVNGKKAGMTKAAKTPAEFNITKYLNEGNNLLAVQVFRWHDGSYIEDQDFWRLSGIERDVYLQALPKTTIWDYFIQSSLSPDYTTGIFNLNVEIKRFEGNQIKNPSLKLKIADPQGKEIFSETKILSEKEKTFHFTGNVGNIKKWSDEQPYLYDYFISLMDSEGKEIGVVTGKTGFRKIEIKNAQLMVNGLPVTVKGVNLHEHHGIKGHVPDKETMLSDIQLMKQNNINAIRMSHYPHDSYLYKLADKYGMYIVDEANIETHDMGAEWQRNFDKTKHPAYLPEWAPAHMDRIQRMLELNKNHTSVILWSMGNECGNGPVFHEAYKWIKERDTTRYVVFEQAGENENTDIVAPMYPGIGSMKAYAEADKARPFIMCEYSHAMGNSNGNFKEYWDIINSSRHMQGGFIWDWVDQGLKAETEDGRMYWAYGGDLGGKDFQNDENFCANGLVTADRIPHPGLQEVKKVYQNIDFAFRNNVIIVKNKFNFTDLSKFNFKWELMGNGELITNGNFNIKTLPYSTDRVNISLPELGNKEYYLNVYAYTIEADELIPASHEVAREQFSPGNKNYFVLKTEGNLKSKLSHSIKDSILSFATGNIVGEIDLTTGKLTKYSDTGSDNSNFFLQYPEPFFWRAPTDNDFGNQMPEKLKVWRKIHEKREIKEVVIDDKKNNGISVTFHHELGNIKVPYEISYFIKQTGEIRITSSLDKTGKDLPEIPRFGMRMILPEKFENLSYYGRGPWENYSDRNTSSFIGIYTDKISNQYTWTYIRPQEAGYKTDVRWLELKDKKGKGIKIEGGQPVGFSAMDVSTESLDPGTSKAQKHPTDIKIENKIYLHLDLNQRGVGGDNSWGALPHNPYRLLDDKYSYSYTISLLH, encoded by the coding sequence TTAAATGGAAACTGGAATTTTAAGCTGGTAAAAAAACCTTCCGAAAGACCCACAGACTTCTTCAGCACAAATTTGAATACATCTGACTGGAAAGAAATACCGGTACCCTCCAATTGGGAGTTGCAGGGCTATGACATCCCCATTTATACCAATATTGTTTATCCTTTCCCAAAAAATCCTCCATATATTTCAGAAGAATATAATCCGGTAGGTAGTTATAGAAAAGTATTTGACATTCCAGAAAGCTGGAAAGATAAAGAGGTTATTTTACATTTTGGTTCCATTTCCGGGTATGCCCAGGTTTATGTAAATGGCAAAAAAGCAGGTATGACCAAAGCAGCTAAAACTCCGGCAGAATTTAATATTACCAAATATTTAAATGAAGGCAATAACTTATTGGCCGTACAGGTATTTCGTTGGCATGATGGCAGCTATATTGAAGATCAGGACTTTTGGCGCCTTAGTGGAATAGAACGGGATGTTTATTTACAGGCTTTACCTAAAACCACCATTTGGGATTATTTCATTCAGAGTAGCTTATCCCCCGATTATACAACCGGGATATTTAATCTGAATGTTGAAATCAAAAGATTTGAAGGGAATCAGATAAAGAACCCTTCCCTGAAATTAAAAATAGCAGATCCGCAGGGGAAAGAGATTTTTTCAGAAACTAAAATATTGTCGGAGAAAGAGAAAACTTTTCATTTTACCGGAAATGTTGGAAATATAAAAAAATGGAGTGATGAGCAACCTTATCTGTATGACTATTTTATAAGTTTGATGGATAGTGAAGGGAAAGAGATAGGTGTAGTAACAGGAAAAACCGGTTTTAGAAAAATAGAGATTAAAAATGCCCAGTTAATGGTTAACGGGTTGCCGGTAACCGTTAAAGGGGTTAATCTACATGAGCATCATGGTATTAAAGGTCATGTTCCTGACAAAGAAACCATGTTGAGTGATATTCAGTTAATGAAACAGAATAATATTAATGCCATTAGAATGAGTCATTATCCTCATGACTCCTATCTCTATAAGCTTGCTGACAAGTATGGTATGTATATAGTTGATGAAGCCAATATTGAAACACATGACATGGGGGCAGAATGGCAACGCAATTTCGACAAAACCAAACATCCTGCCTATTTGCCTGAGTGGGCGCCAGCTCATATGGATCGTATACAAAGAATGCTTGAACTGAACAAAAACCATACTTCGGTTATACTCTGGTCTATGGGAAATGAATGTGGAAACGGGCCGGTGTTTCATGAAGCATATAAATGGATAAAAGAGCGTGATACTACCAGGTATGTAGTGTTTGAACAGGCAGGAGAAAATGAGAATACTGATATAGTAGCGCCGATGTACCCTGGAATAGGATCTATGAAAGCCTATGCCGAAGCTGACAAAGCTCGTCCTTTCATTATGTGTGAATATTCGCATGCTATGGGAAATAGTAATGGAAATTTTAAGGAATATTGGGATATCATTAACAGTAGCAGGCATATGCAGGGAGGATTTATCTGGGATTGGGTAGACCAGGGATTGAAAGCAGAAACAGAAGATGGTAGAATGTATTGGGCATATGGTGGAGATTTAGGTGGTAAGGATTTCCAAAATGATGAAAATTTTTGTGCAAACGGACTGGTGACTGCCGATCGTATTCCCCATCCCGGGTTGCAAGAAGTAAAAAAGGTATATCAAAATATAGATTTTGCTTTCCGAAACAATGTTATTATTGTTAAAAATAAATTTAATTTTACCGACTTAAGTAAGTTTAATTTTAAGTGGGAATTGATGGGTAACGGTGAGCTTATAACCAATGGAAACTTTAATATAAAGACATTGCCCTATAGTACCGACAGGGTAAATATAAGTCTGCCAGAATTAGGTAATAAAGAATACTATCTTAATGTTTATGCATATACTATAGAAGCTGACGAATTAATTCCTGCCAGCCATGAAGTAGCAAGAGAACAATTTTCACCTGGAAATAAGAATTATTTTGTACTTAAAACAGAGGGTAATTTGAAAAGTAAACTGTCTCATTCTATAAAAGACAGCATTTTATCTTTTGCAACAGGGAATATTGTAGGAGAAATAGATCTCACTACAGGAAAATTAACCAAATATTCGGACACTGGTTCGGATAACTCTAATTTCTTTCTTCAATATCCCGAACCCTTTTTCTGGAGAGCACCCACAGATAATGATTTCGGTAACCAAATGCCCGAAAAGTTAAAAGTGTGGCGAAAAATACATGAAAAAAGAGAAATTAAAGAAGTGGTTATCGATGATAAAAAAAATAATGGAATTTCAGTTACCTTTCATCATGAACTGGGGAATATAAAAGTACCATACGAAATATCTTATTTTATAAAACAAACCGGAGAAATCAGGATTACATCCAGTCTAGATAAAACCGGTAAAGATTTACCGGAAATACCCAGATTTGGAATGAGAATGATTTTGCCTGAAAAATTCGAGAATCTAAGCTATTACGGAAGAGGCCCCTGGGAAAATTACAGTGACAGAAACACCTCTTCATTTATAGGGATTTATACAGATAAGATAAGCAACCAGTATACATGGACTTACATCAGGCCTCAGGAAGCTGGCTATAAGACTGATGTCCGTTGGCTCGAATTAAAAGATAAAAAGGGCAAAGGAATTAAAATTGAAGGAGGCCAGCCTGTAGGCTTCAGTGCTATGGATGTTTCTACTGAAAGCCTGGATCCCGGGACTTCAAAAGCTCAAAAACATCCCACAGATATTAAGATCGAAAATAAAATTTACCTGCATTTGGACTTAAATCAAAGAGGAGTGGGAGGAGACAATAGTTGGGGGGCATTGCCTCACAACCCTTATCGTTTGCTTGATGATAAATATAGTTATAGTTACACTATTTCTCTATTACATTAA